One Oncorhynchus keta strain PuntledgeMale-10-30-2019 chromosome 34, Oket_V2, whole genome shotgun sequence genomic window, ATTACCAGTACACAACAACTGGACACACACCCGCAATTACAATGACAACTTGAGTAACAATGTAAGCAattaggggcggcagcgtagcctagtggttagagcgttggactagtaaccggaaggttgcgagttcaaacccccgagctgacaaggtacaaatctgtcgttctgcccctgaactgtcattgaaaataagaatgttttcttaactgacttgcctggttaaataaaggtcaaataaaatttTGAAAAATTGACTACAGTCAAACTTGCTGTTTGTACAGTCAGTATTCCAAAATGGATTTGAAAAACTAAATGGATTTGAGTattaaggcctgcagtgtgaacaaaGTTTTAGACGGTCTAGCATGGTTACAGCCTGATAATTCTTTGCTCACTATCGCAAAACAAAATTCTCAGTTTCTTACACAAATGTAACACCTCAAATCAAACCCTAGATGCAGAAATCAACTAGGTGCAATCACCTTCAATAGCTTCCTCAACTTCTTTCTAGTTTAATAAAGAACTACCACAATCTCTTCCTACTGGTGTTGATGTTTAGGTGTTGCTGCTACTGTTGTCGGTGGCGGTTTTGGAGAAAGGAGCAGGGGTAGAAAGGTAGCCCTTGAACAGACTCATCACCCTCTGCTTGTACGTCTTAATGGCAAAGAAGTAGATGACAGGGTCCAGACAACAGTTAAGGTTCATCATGGAGACAGTCACCTGCAGGGACACAATGcctttttaataaaaaaatgttgTTGAGGATTTCAATGTATCACAAAGAAAACTCACAGTTCCCTAAACAGTCAGATATACTGactgacagccagacagacacacaaacacacacacacacaacaggatgCATCTCGGGCATAAATGTAAACCTACCATGTTTTATAGAAAGACAGACCCACCAACAGTCTCCTCAACCgatagacagacaaacaaacagaccaACAAACAGACCAACGAACAGACGAACAACTGACATACAGACATTCACTTTAGCAGGTCCTACCTGTAGGGAAGCCTTGAATGCCCGCATCTCGTCACACTTGGGCTGGCCCAGCATCTTCCTCAGCATGAACTGCATGATGTTGAGGTGGTAGGGGCTGAAGCACAGGATGAaggtgaggaggatgaggaggatgatatTGTTGGCTCTTTGGCTACGACCCAAGCGGCCCGTCAGTGGGTTCTGTTTGGCCGTGCGACTCAGTTTGAGATTAATCCGGGTGTAACACACAATGATGACCAGTAGGGGGAGACAGAAGGAAACCGTACAGGCCAGGAAGAGAAGATAAGGGGTGGAGCGAGTACCCTCAAAGGTGAAGTACTCCATGCAGGTTCGTCGGCCTCTGTGGTCATGGAGCATGGTACGGAAGAGCAGGGGGGCGGTTTCCAGACACACCAGTAGCCAGACGAGGCAGCAGACCGCTCGCACCACTTTGACACTCCGCAGGTACTGTAGCCGGTGGGGGTGGACCATGGCCAGGTACCGGTCTAGACTGATACATGTCATGAAGGCAATTCCTGGTGGAAGACAGGGAGACGGGATATTGAATGGGTGGATGAATAAACAGAAGACACTAACCAGCAGACAGGCaagcagacagagaaagaaatggacagactgacacatacacacacatgcaaaaaGTAGGgcataaatgtaaatgttttatatAAACCTGTGAGCAAAAGTTATTTTTGACTATAACAACAACCCACTGCGGAATGCTGCAGCTCTTACACAGTTTTCCccatacaatacacacacacaccttacctgAGTATGTGTTTGAAAAGAACAACATAGTAGCCAGCCTGCAGAGCAAATCCCCAAAGGGCCAGTCAAACTGTCTGATGTAGTAAGTGACTCTCCCTGGCAGTGCCAATGTGAACAATGCATCAGACACAGCCAAGTTGACCAGGTAAAGAGACGTGGAGTTGAACTTCTGCTTCTTCTGACAGGTCACATACAGGACAAGGCAGTTGCCACAGACACTGATGAGGAACACCAGAGAGTAGAAGATTGGGAAGATGATCAAGGCAGCTCTCTGGTAGACAAAGACGTCACACATCTGGTTGGTGTCAGAGGTGTTTAAATCCACCGGGTCCACAGAGATGTTGGTAGACATTTCTCCTGTTGAGAAAAAAATATGTTTGAGAAAAAAAGTTGTGGATGAACCCTGATGAACAACCCAAAAAGTTGGTTGAAATCCATTGAATACTTTATGGAGAACACAATCTAGTGTGCTGGAGTTTAAACTGTAACAGCTAATTACATTCAAAAAACGTATTTGTCCAAAAGGgacacaaataaataaatactgagCTAACACATATATTAACAATACATATATTAACTTCTATAACTATAGTTAATCAATACTGAATTAATCGATTTTGCTTTGAATATAAATGATTGCATATCTATAATGACAAATATGCAAAAAGACTTCAGCGTTTCACCTGCTATCCAAGACAGTCTGTTAACTCTGGTGTTTGAAAGTAAAGTGACTTGGAGAACTGTTTGTAAACACTTTTGAAGAGAATGACTGTGTCGCAAATCCCACCCCCACTTTCTTCAGAAGAGGTAGTGCAAAGTTACAGTTTTGGTCACAACCAGTCAAATGCCATTTTCAAGGTGCCTGGTATTAAGTTGAACACTTCAACGATGTGTGTTCTTCCAGTTTATCTAAGACCATGATATATCAATGTAGATGATCTGATCAATTAGATAAAGATTACATCTAGAAATCAAGTTCCGGTGTATAATGATGATCACAACATGGCCAGTGTTTTCTCTGCAAAACACACATGCTAAATCTAGGGCATCAATGTACCATGTTTTACATAGTCCTGTGAGAAGATCGTCTTTTTGACAATAACCAGAAGCCATTGTGGTATTCTGCAGCTCAAACAAATGTTTTCAAATTTGAAAGCCAGGTGGGGTAAAAAATAACACAACACAACTTTCTATTTATGAGACATCAAAACATATTATTGACGTGCATATGAAAGTGTCAAGTATACTCATTGATCATACCCAAAACTACCTTAACCTAATACAACAAAAATGTTTAAAGCTGGACCAGgctttaagtgccttgctcaagggcacaatggaAGTAGGCGGCACCTGAGATTCTGATACCAGCAACCCTCCTACCAGGTTTCCCCATCAGCCCTGGGATTTGAAACAGTAACCATTCGGTTACTGGCCCcagtctctaacccctgtctataCCTATACCAGGGAATTTCATGAAAGAAAGGTTAAATGAATATCTGATAAGATCTGAGGTTGTGTATCCTGTGTTGGGTCTCGTCTCTGGGGTTGACTGACAGCTAGCAGAGTGCCTACATGAGGTAAAGAAAGGTGGAGATGATGAAGAGATTGGGGAAAAGTAGAAAACATGTGGTTCATTGCGTAAATGTCAAAATGTGTGTGATGTTGACGAATCATTTTTGATTTGGCCGCACCTCTCCCTCAACTGCCAATATAAAGATAAAACAATGCCAAGAACTGAACTCAAATGAATCAAATTTAGACTGAAATCACTGACTGACAAGTCTTTTTGTGGGTGACTATTTAAAAAAGAATTTTAATCAACCTTAGCATGTGTTATATAGCATAGTATATTTATGGTATTCACTTCATTGGTTTTATGCTGTATTTTTTTCAATTTCAATAGTGTGTCCATCCATACACTGGCATTCAAGTGAAACCAGGGCCTTCTTACAATG contains:
- the si:ch211-184m13.4 gene encoding G-protein coupled receptor 183, whose amino-acid sequence is MSTNISVDPVDLNTSDTNQMCDVFVYQRAALIIFPIFYSLVFLISVCGNCLVLYVTCQKKQKFNSTSLYLVNLAVSDALFTLALPGRVTYYIRQFDWPFGDLLCRLATMLFFSNTYSGIAFMTCISLDRYLAMVHPHRLQYLRSVKVVRAVCCLVWLLVCLETAPLLFRTMLHDHRGRRTCMEYFTFEGTRSTPYLLFLACTVSFCLPLLVIIVCYTRINLKLSRTAKQNPLTGRLGRSQRANNIILLILLTFILCFSPYHLNIMQFMLRKMLGQPKCDEMRAFKASLQVTVSMMNLNCCLDPVIYFFAIKTYKQRVMSLFKGYLSTPAPFSKTATDNSSSNT